The Geothrix sp. genome window below encodes:
- a CDS encoding aminotransferase class V-fold PLP-dependent enzyme, with protein MSATPAPRFETIALHGGHSPDSDTKSRAVPIYQTTSYVFDSTEHGAQLFNLEVPGNIYTRIMNPTTAVLEQRVAQLEGGIGALATASGQAAITLALTTLLRGGDHVVAGNNLYGGTYNLLHHTLPRTGITTTFVDSTKPEAFRAALRPETRAIYIEAVGNPKLDVPEFEVIAAIAHAAGIPLLVDNTLPSPYLLNPFKYGADIVVHSATKYLGGHGTSVAGLIVDGGTFDWKGGKFPEFTEPFAAYHGAVLADLAGPAAFITKARIEGLRDTGAALSPFNAFLILQGIETLHLRLQRHGENALALAQWLAKHPKVAWVNYPGLPGNENHASATRYFRKGAGFGGILTFGVKGDLPAGGKVIDAVQLFSRLANLGDAKSLIIHPASTTHQQLSAEERAATGVTDDLIRLSVGLEHIEDLIGDLDQALAKA; from the coding sequence ATGAGCGCCACCCCCGCCCCCCGCTTCGAAACCATCGCCCTCCACGGGGGCCACAGCCCGGACTCGGATACGAAGAGCCGGGCCGTGCCCATCTACCAGACCACCAGCTATGTGTTCGACAGCACCGAACATGGCGCCCAGCTCTTCAACCTGGAGGTGCCGGGGAACATCTACACACGAATCATGAACCCCACCACGGCCGTGTTGGAACAGCGCGTGGCGCAGCTCGAGGGCGGCATCGGGGCCCTGGCCACGGCCTCGGGCCAGGCGGCCATCACCCTCGCCCTCACCACCCTGCTGCGGGGCGGCGACCATGTGGTCGCCGGGAACAACCTCTACGGGGGCACCTACAACCTGCTGCACCACACCCTGCCCCGCACGGGCATCACCACCACCTTCGTGGACTCGACGAAGCCCGAGGCCTTCCGCGCCGCCCTCCGGCCCGAGACCCGCGCCATCTACATCGAAGCTGTGGGCAATCCCAAGCTGGATGTACCCGAGTTCGAGGTGATCGCCGCCATCGCCCACGCGGCGGGCATCCCGCTCCTCGTGGACAACACCCTGCCCAGCCCCTATCTGCTGAACCCCTTCAAATACGGAGCAGACATCGTGGTGCACAGCGCCACCAAGTATCTGGGCGGGCACGGCACCTCCGTGGCGGGCCTCATCGTCGATGGCGGCACCTTCGACTGGAAGGGTGGCAAGTTTCCCGAGTTCACTGAGCCCTTCGCCGCCTACCATGGCGCCGTGCTGGCGGATCTGGCAGGTCCGGCGGCCTTCATCACCAAGGCCCGCATCGAGGGGCTGCGCGACACCGGGGCGGCCCTGAGCCCCTTCAACGCCTTCCTCATCCTCCAGGGCATCGAGACCTTGCACCTGCGCCTGCAGCGCCACGGCGAGAACGCCCTGGCCCTGGCCCAATGGCTGGCGAAGCATCCCAAGGTGGCCTGGGTGAACTACCCCGGGCTGCCCGGCAACGAGAACCACGCTTCGGCAACCCGCTATTTCCGCAAGGGCGCGGGTTTCGGCGGCATCCTGACCTTCGGCGTGAAGGGAGACCTCCCGGCGGGCGGGAAGGTCATCGATGCCGTGCAGCTCTTCTCGCGCCTGGCCAATCTGGGCGATGCCAAGAGCCTCATCATCCACCCCGCCAGCACCACCCACCAGCAGCTGTCGGCCGAGGAGCGGGCGGCCACGGGCGTCACCGACGACCTGATCCGCCTGTCCGTGGGCCTCGAGCACATCGAGGACCTGATCGGGGATCTCGATCAGGCCCTCGCGAAAGCCTAG
- the bamE gene encoding outer membrane protein assembly factor BamE, which produces MQRRLAALMIAIPAVVSLGCTKPDLDVSKLRVGMTKKEVIERVGNPTRTKVTNDTEVHEYEAYDRYGAIKVNSRTQYIRFVNGRVDAFGTLEDLKAGRSSWNSPEARAKVNPEMREAAPLKQPATPAGPAFDLRVELEKLEKLKKDGLITEVEFRELRQKVMDKARAQ; this is translated from the coding sequence ATGCAACGACGCCTTGCCGCCCTGATGATCGCGATTCCCGCCGTTGTGTCCCTGGGCTGCACCAAGCCGGATCTGGATGTGTCCAAGCTCAGGGTGGGGATGACCAAGAAGGAGGTGATCGAGCGGGTGGGGAATCCAACCCGGACGAAGGTCACCAACGACACCGAAGTGCATGAATACGAAGCCTACGATCGGTACGGGGCCATCAAGGTCAACAGCCGCACCCAGTACATCCGGTTCGTGAATGGCCGGGTGGACGCCTTTGGAACGCTTGAGGACCTGAAGGCCGGGCGGTCTTCCTGGAATTCTCCCGAGGCCCGCGCCAAGGTGAACCCGGAGATGCGGGAAGCGGCTCCCCTGAAGCAGCCGGCCACCCCTGCCGGGCCGGCGTTCGACCTGCGCGTCGAGCTGGAGAAGCTGGAAAAGCTGAAGAAAGATGGGCTCATCACCGAAGTCGAGTTCCGGGAACTCCGCCAGAAGGTCATGGATAAGGCCCGCGCTCAGTAA
- the metH gene encoding methionine synthase yields MTTLETILRDKVLLLDGGMGTQIFARKPTAEDYGSAALEGCVDLLTERRPQWIREIHESYFRAGADAVETNTFGANPLVLGDFGLSDRAYDLNVQAASIAKEVARSFDRPRFVIGSVGPGTKLITLGHVGYGELLASYRVQMDGLLDGGADAILIETCQDLGQIKVAVRAAREAMTAKRRKIPLWVQATVETTGTLLVGSDISAVLTSVEPLGIDVLGLNCATGPDEMHSHLQTLSEASPFRISCLPNAGLPENMGGQVVYPLDPSAFAPKVLHAASEFGLAIVGGCCGTTPDHIRALAPGVERLNPPRRTPKLERSAASLYQSVTLRQEPAPLIVGERTNANGSKKFRDLLAAEDWDGMITLAKEQQREGAHLLDLCVAYVGRDEVRDADELLSRLVSQITLPLVIDSTEVPVIERALQRSPGKCVVNSINFEDGDTKARKILDLCKTYGAAVVALTIDERGMAKTREQKLAVAKRLHALAVGEYGLDPGDLIIDPLTFTLGSGDEEFRGSAVETLEALKLIKAELPGVMTILGVSNVSFGLNPASRHVLNALMLYHGVKFGLDMAIFNASKVIPVAKIDPEDRRMIEDLIFDRRAEGYDPLKAVLARFSDRKAVAADDHREDLPVLERLHRGILDGEKQAILADVDEALKDHDPLVLINEVLLGAMKVVGERFGAGEMQLPFVLESAEAMKEAIKRIEPHLPKESNYQKGRILLATVKGDVHDIGKNLVDIILSNNGFEVKNLGIKQPIEAILKELEAWPADAVGLSGLLVKSTVIMKENLHFMEEQGLKVPVILGGAALTRDYVEGDCRRSYAGPVFYAEDAFEGLRHMQALVAGETGVPAPAPSASVAGDIKILKRGGAAVPLTPLQQSSWVRHDGPPPEPPFWGVRERVDAPVDLFEHLDAFALIRNRWGFSQGSQSDEAFAAVLRDKAVPQLVRWKERLAEAPLFHPKARYGYFPVRAEGDALRVLDPANHARTLAVLGFPRQGTGRRLCIADFFRADRTDVLAIQLVTLGQAAADHAAKLYREDGYADYFAFHGLATELTEAYAERIHARIRRELGIAAKDLPGRALFAQGYQGSRYSYGYPACPELEGNGPILDLLRGQEIGVHLSDSHQMDPEYSTSALVAWHPQARYFSA; encoded by the coding sequence ATGACGACCCTCGAGACGATCCTTCGCGACAAGGTGCTGCTGCTCGACGGCGGCATGGGCACCCAGATCTTCGCCCGCAAGCCCACGGCGGAGGACTATGGCAGCGCGGCCCTGGAAGGCTGCGTGGATCTGCTCACGGAGCGCCGCCCCCAGTGGATCCGGGAGATCCACGAAAGCTACTTCCGCGCGGGCGCCGACGCCGTGGAGACCAACACCTTCGGCGCCAACCCGCTGGTGCTGGGTGATTTCGGACTGTCGGACCGGGCCTACGACCTCAATGTGCAGGCCGCATCCATCGCCAAGGAGGTGGCCCGCAGCTTCGACCGGCCCCGCTTCGTCATCGGCTCCGTCGGCCCCGGCACCAAGCTCATCACGCTCGGCCATGTGGGGTACGGCGAACTGCTCGCCTCCTACCGCGTGCAGATGGACGGCCTGCTGGACGGCGGCGCCGACGCCATCCTCATCGAGACCTGCCAGGACCTGGGGCAGATCAAGGTGGCCGTCCGCGCCGCCCGAGAAGCCATGACCGCCAAAAGACGGAAGATCCCGCTCTGGGTGCAGGCCACCGTGGAGACCACGGGCACCCTTCTGGTGGGTTCGGACATCTCCGCGGTGCTCACCAGCGTGGAGCCCCTCGGCATCGATGTGCTGGGGCTCAACTGCGCCACGGGCCCCGACGAGATGCACTCGCACCTCCAGACCCTGTCGGAAGCCAGCCCCTTCCGCATCAGCTGCCTGCCCAACGCCGGCCTCCCGGAGAATATGGGGGGCCAGGTGGTCTACCCCCTGGATCCATCGGCCTTCGCGCCGAAGGTTCTGCACGCGGCCTCGGAATTCGGCTTGGCCATCGTCGGCGGGTGCTGCGGCACCACACCCGACCACATCCGGGCCCTGGCTCCGGGCGTCGAGCGGCTGAACCCGCCGAGGCGCACGCCGAAGCTGGAACGGAGCGCCGCCAGCCTCTACCAGAGCGTGACCCTGAGGCAGGAACCAGCCCCCCTCATCGTCGGCGAGCGGACGAATGCCAACGGTTCGAAGAAGTTCCGCGACCTGCTGGCGGCCGAGGACTGGGATGGCATGATCACCCTGGCCAAGGAGCAGCAGCGGGAGGGCGCCCACCTGCTGGATCTCTGCGTGGCCTATGTGGGCCGGGACGAGGTGCGCGATGCCGACGAGCTGCTGAGCCGCCTCGTCTCCCAGATCACCCTGCCCCTCGTCATCGACAGCACGGAGGTGCCCGTCATCGAGCGGGCCCTGCAGCGGTCCCCCGGCAAGTGCGTGGTGAACTCCATCAACTTCGAGGACGGCGACACGAAGGCGCGCAAGATCCTGGACCTCTGCAAGACCTACGGCGCCGCCGTGGTGGCCCTCACCATCGACGAGCGCGGCATGGCCAAGACCCGCGAGCAGAAGCTGGCTGTGGCGAAGCGCCTCCACGCCCTGGCCGTGGGTGAGTACGGCCTCGATCCCGGCGACCTCATCATCGACCCGTTGACCTTCACCCTGGGCAGTGGCGACGAGGAGTTCCGCGGTTCCGCGGTGGAGACCCTGGAGGCCCTGAAGCTCATCAAGGCCGAGCTGCCCGGCGTGATGACCATCCTCGGCGTGAGCAATGTCAGCTTCGGCCTGAATCCCGCCTCCCGCCATGTGCTCAATGCCCTCATGCTCTACCACGGCGTGAAGTTCGGCCTCGACATGGCCATCTTCAACGCCTCCAAGGTGATCCCCGTGGCGAAGATCGACCCCGAGGACCGCCGCATGATCGAGGACCTGATCTTCGACCGCCGCGCGGAAGGCTACGATCCCCTCAAAGCGGTCCTGGCCCGGTTCAGCGATCGCAAGGCGGTCGCGGCGGATGACCACCGCGAGGACCTTCCGGTGCTGGAGCGGCTGCACCGCGGCATCCTCGACGGCGAGAAGCAGGCCATCCTCGCGGATGTGGATGAGGCCCTGAAGGACCACGATCCGCTCGTCCTCATCAACGAGGTGCTGCTGGGGGCCATGAAGGTGGTAGGTGAGCGCTTCGGCGCCGGGGAGATGCAGCTCCCCTTCGTGCTGGAGAGCGCCGAGGCCATGAAGGAGGCCATCAAGCGCATCGAGCCCCATTTGCCCAAGGAATCGAACTACCAGAAGGGCCGCATCCTGCTGGCCACCGTGAAGGGCGATGTCCACGACATCGGCAAGAACCTGGTGGACATCATCCTCAGCAACAACGGCTTCGAGGTGAAGAACCTGGGCATCAAGCAGCCCATCGAGGCCATCCTCAAGGAACTCGAAGCCTGGCCTGCCGATGCCGTCGGGTTGTCGGGCCTGCTGGTGAAATCCACCGTCATCATGAAGGAGAACCTGCACTTCATGGAGGAGCAGGGTCTGAAGGTGCCTGTGATCCTGGGCGGTGCGGCCCTCACCCGGGATTATGTGGAGGGCGACTGCCGGCGTTCGTATGCGGGCCCGGTCTTCTACGCCGAGGACGCCTTCGAGGGCCTGCGGCACATGCAGGCGCTGGTGGCGGGGGAGACCGGCGTCCCGGCTCCTGCCCCATCCGCCTCTGTGGCAGGCGACATCAAGATCCTGAAGCGAGGAGGCGCGGCCGTGCCGCTGACTCCGCTCCAACAGAGCAGCTGGGTGCGGCATGACGGGCCGCCGCCGGAACCGCCGTTCTGGGGCGTGCGCGAGCGGGTGGATGCGCCGGTGGATCTGTTCGAGCACCTCGACGCCTTCGCCTTGATCCGCAACCGCTGGGGTTTCAGCCAGGGCAGCCAGAGCGACGAGGCCTTCGCCGCCGTGCTGCGTGATAAGGCCGTGCCCCAGCTGGTGCGTTGGAAGGAACGGCTGGCCGAGGCCCCGCTCTTCCACCCGAAGGCCCGCTACGGCTATTTCCCCGTGCGCGCCGAGGGGGATGCGCTGCGGGTACTCGATCCCGCCAACCATGCCCGGACGCTCGCGGTGCTCGGCTTCCCGCGCCAGGGCACGGGCAGGAGGCTTTGCATCGCGGACTTCTTCCGCGCCGACCGGACCGATGTGCTGGCCATTCAGCTCGTCACGCTGGGCCAGGCCGCCGCGGACCACGCGGCCAAGCTCTACCGGGAGGATGGCTACGCGGACTACTTCGCCTTCCACGGCCTGGCCACGGAACTGACGGAGGCCTATGCCGAGCGGATCCACGCCCGCATCCGCCGGGAACTGGGCATCGCGGCCAAAGACCTGCCGGGCCGCGCCCTCTTCGCCCAGGGCTACCAGGGATCCCGCTATTCCTACGGCTACCCGGCCTGCCCAGAGCTGGAGGGCAACGGCCCCATCCTGGACCTGCTGCGCGGCCAGGAGATCGGCGTCCACCTCTCTGACAGCCACCAGATGGATCCCGAATACAGCACCAGCGCCCTGGTGGCCTGGCATCCCCAGGCGCGGTACTTCTCGGCGTAG
- a CDS encoding 2Fe-2S iron-sulfur cluster-binding protein, whose protein sequence is MSVKIHFLLEDLLVEAPAGTPLQRIADAAGADITFGCRTGSCGTCRVRIAEGLDHCGEPGSEERDFLKGLDAPRDQRLACQVVITGDVDIEYLGL, encoded by the coding sequence ATGTCGGTAAAGATTCACTTCCTTCTGGAAGACCTGCTGGTCGAAGCGCCGGCGGGGACGCCGCTCCAGCGCATCGCGGATGCCGCGGGCGCCGACATCACCTTCGGCTGCCGCACAGGCTCCTGCGGCACCTGCCGGGTGCGCATCGCCGAAGGACTCGACCACTGCGGCGAACCGGGCTCTGAGGAACGGGACTTCCTGAAGGGCCTGGACGCCCCCCGCGACCAGCGCCTCGCCTGCCAGGTGGTCATCACCGGCGATGTGGACATCGAGTATTTGGGGCTTTGA
- a CDS encoding bifunctional homocysteine S-methyltransferase/methylenetetrahydrofolate reductase: MTHPTFQQALDAGECFLFDGSTATALHDRGITLQRSFEECNLKAPDLLLAIHGEFLAAGAQVLTTNTWGAGCLKLAARGLEGHMDAINREGVALAKQAITQQSARAWVAGCIGPLGVRIEPWGPTSFDEARALFREQATPLIEAGADLIVLEAFEDLNEIHQAILAVQELDELPIAALMTTNDEGQALFGAEPDWFVKQLDTWGAHLVGLIGGNGPAPHLRLLERLKAVTAKPIVLQPNPGLPHLVDGRLIYGASPEYLGGFAARALAAGARGVGGCSGTTPAHIRAMRGAFRQERAFVQAGGGFELKPHEQPQPEVPFAYRSRFSLKLAQGEFTHTVELVPPKGMEYEKLVAKTRQCRALGVDAINVPDGPRAMARMSALATALIIEQQVGLETILHYACRDRNLLGMQSDLLGAAGLGLRNILAVTGDPPKLGPYPQATAVFDVDAIGLVNMLKRLNTGLDLGGAGIGKPTSFSVGVGANPVAADLEREKARFRYKVEAGAQWAITQPVFDADTLFRFLDFTEALDGKGGVPIIAGIWPLKSLRNAEFMANEVPGAFVPPSVLTRMAKWTRAEDQVKEGLAIAQEVIEIIRPRVRGLQLSAPFGQVELVAPLLPKREAP, from the coding sequence ATGACCCATCCCACCTTCCAGCAGGCCCTTGATGCGGGCGAATGCTTCCTCTTCGACGGTAGCACCGCCACGGCCCTGCACGACCGCGGGATCACGCTCCAGCGCAGCTTCGAGGAGTGCAACCTCAAGGCACCGGATCTGCTCCTGGCCATCCACGGGGAGTTCCTCGCAGCGGGCGCCCAGGTGCTCACCACCAACACCTGGGGCGCCGGGTGCCTGAAGCTCGCGGCCCGGGGTCTCGAGGGGCACATGGATGCCATCAACCGCGAAGGCGTGGCCCTGGCGAAACAGGCCATCACCCAGCAGAGCGCCCGCGCCTGGGTGGCTGGCTGCATCGGCCCGCTGGGCGTGCGGATCGAGCCTTGGGGCCCCACCTCCTTCGACGAAGCCCGCGCCCTGTTCCGCGAACAGGCCACGCCCCTGATCGAGGCCGGGGCCGATCTGATCGTCCTCGAGGCCTTCGAGGACCTCAATGAGATCCACCAGGCCATCCTCGCCGTGCAGGAGCTCGATGAGCTCCCCATCGCCGCGTTGATGACAACCAACGACGAGGGCCAGGCCCTCTTCGGGGCCGAACCAGATTGGTTCGTCAAGCAGCTGGACACCTGGGGGGCCCACCTGGTGGGCCTCATCGGCGGCAATGGGCCAGCCCCCCACCTGCGCCTGCTCGAGCGCCTGAAGGCCGTCACCGCCAAGCCCATCGTCCTGCAGCCGAATCCCGGCCTGCCCCACCTGGTGGACGGCCGCCTCATCTATGGCGCCAGTCCCGAATACCTGGGTGGATTCGCCGCCCGGGCCCTCGCCGCCGGCGCCCGGGGCGTGGGCGGGTGCAGCGGCACCACGCCCGCCCACATCCGCGCCATGCGCGGGGCCTTCCGCCAAGAGCGAGCCTTCGTCCAGGCTGGCGGCGGCTTCGAGCTGAAGCCCCACGAGCAGCCCCAGCCCGAGGTTCCCTTCGCCTACCGCAGCCGCTTCAGCCTCAAGCTGGCCCAGGGGGAATTCACCCACACCGTGGAGCTGGTGCCGCCCAAGGGCATGGAATACGAGAAGCTCGTGGCCAAGACCCGCCAGTGCCGGGCCCTGGGCGTGGACGCCATCAATGTGCCGGACGGCCCCCGCGCCATGGCCCGCATGTCCGCCCTGGCCACGGCCCTCATCATCGAGCAGCAGGTGGGGCTCGAGACCATCCTCCACTACGCCTGCCGCGACCGGAACCTGCTGGGCATGCAGAGCGACCTCTTGGGCGCCGCGGGGCTCGGCCTGCGCAACATCCTGGCCGTCACCGGCGATCCCCCGAAGCTGGGGCCCTACCCCCAGGCCACCGCCGTCTTCGATGTGGATGCCATCGGCCTCGTGAACATGCTCAAGCGCCTGAACACGGGGCTCGATCTCGGCGGCGCCGGCATCGGCAAGCCGACTTCCTTCAGCGTGGGCGTGGGGGCCAATCCCGTGGCGGCGGACCTGGAACGCGAGAAGGCCCGCTTCCGCTACAAGGTGGAGGCCGGCGCCCAGTGGGCCATCACCCAGCCCGTCTTCGATGCGGACACCCTGTTCCGCTTCCTAGACTTCACCGAGGCCCTCGACGGCAAGGGCGGAGTGCCGATCATCGCGGGCATCTGGCCCCTCAAGAGCCTGCGCAACGCCGAATTCATGGCCAACGAGGTGCCCGGCGCCTTCGTGCCGCCCTCAGTCCTCACCCGCATGGCGAAGTGGACCCGCGCCGAGGACCAGGTCAAAGAGGGTCTCGCCATCGCCCAGGAAGTCATCGAGATCATCCGTCCCCGCGTCCGGGGCCTCCAGCTCAGCGCCCCCTTCGGCCAGGTCGAGCTCGTGGCCCCGCTGCTGCCCAAGCGAGAGGCCCCATGA
- a CDS encoding glycosyltransferase, with the protein MSFRVFVTAFAQWGILAYFLAMNLTHLGLILRAFFSIRRHLDEAETDRLDTAFESSHFKPMSLICPAYNEEAGVVASVNSLVSLRYPEFQVVVVNDGSTDATLQRLITAFKLQPSHRVIRQLLPAQEVLGVYESAYVPNLVVVDKANGGKADALNCGVNLARYPLVCCMDGDSLLENDALLRIARPFMDRPDLIASGGVVRPVNGCKVTPMGIRGIYLPDSWLARFQIVEYLRAFLFARVGLASLDSLFIVSGAFGVFRKDLVVAAGGFDTATIGEDFELVVRLHRCLRDWKRPYHIALVPDPVCWTEVPEHFRELGRQRNRWQRGMLETIWRHRRMCFNPKYGRIGIFSMPYFLVFEALAPVIEVAGYLVFASSLWTHSVGGTFALLFFYVALLLGVLNSVVSVVLHEISSHRYQGLKAWSILLLLAVAENFGYRQLTLWWRLRGTLDWIRGKDQWGHLKRLGLTTHPAPKPPEA; encoded by the coding sequence GTGAGCTTCCGCGTGTTCGTCACCGCCTTCGCCCAGTGGGGCATCCTCGCCTATTTCCTGGCCATGAACCTCACGCACCTGGGGCTGATTCTCCGGGCTTTCTTCTCGATCCGGCGGCACTTGGATGAGGCCGAAACCGATCGCCTCGACACGGCCTTCGAGTCCAGCCACTTCAAACCCATGTCCCTGATCTGTCCGGCCTACAACGAAGAAGCCGGCGTGGTGGCGAGCGTCAACAGCCTCGTCAGCCTTCGCTACCCGGAGTTCCAGGTGGTGGTGGTGAACGACGGGAGCACGGACGCCACCCTCCAACGGCTCATCACCGCCTTCAAGCTCCAGCCCAGCCACCGCGTCATCCGCCAACTGCTCCCCGCGCAAGAGGTGCTCGGCGTCTACGAAAGCGCCTATGTGCCCAACCTGGTGGTGGTGGACAAGGCGAATGGCGGCAAGGCGGACGCCCTGAACTGTGGTGTGAACCTCGCCCGGTATCCCCTGGTGTGCTGCATGGACGGGGACAGCCTCCTGGAGAACGACGCACTGCTCCGCATCGCGCGGCCCTTCATGGACCGGCCGGACCTGATCGCCTCGGGCGGCGTGGTCCGGCCCGTGAACGGCTGCAAGGTCACGCCCATGGGCATCCGCGGCATCTACCTCCCGGACTCCTGGCTGGCCCGGTTCCAGATCGTGGAGTATCTGAGGGCCTTCCTCTTCGCCCGGGTGGGGCTGGCATCGCTGGACTCCCTGTTCATTGTCAGCGGCGCCTTCGGCGTCTTCCGGAAGGACCTGGTCGTGGCCGCGGGTGGGTTCGACACGGCCACCATCGGCGAGGACTTCGAATTGGTGGTGCGCCTCCACCGCTGCCTGAGGGACTGGAAGCGCCCCTACCACATCGCCCTGGTGCCGGATCCCGTGTGCTGGACCGAGGTTCCCGAACATTTCCGGGAATTGGGCCGCCAGCGCAACCGCTGGCAGCGGGGCATGCTCGAGACCATCTGGCGGCACCGGCGCATGTGCTTCAACCCGAAGTACGGCCGCATCGGGATCTTCTCCATGCCCTATTTCCTCGTCTTCGAGGCCCTGGCTCCGGTCATCGAGGTCGCCGGCTACCTCGTGTTCGCCAGCTCCCTCTGGACCCATTCCGTGGGCGGCACCTTCGCCCTCCTGTTCTTCTATGTCGCCCTCCTGCTCGGGGTGTTGAACTCCGTGGTGTCCGTGGTGCTCCACGAAATCAGCAGCCACCGCTACCAGGGCCTCAAGGCCTGGAGCATCTTGCTGCTCCTCGCCGTGGCCGAGAACTTCGGCTACCGCCAGCTGACCCTCTGGTGGCGACTACGGGGCACCCTCGACTGGATCCGCGGGAAGGATCAATGGGGGCACCTGAAGCGCCTGGGCCTCACCACGCACCCGGCCCCGAAGCCCCCCGAAGCTTGA
- a CDS encoding HEAT repeat domain-containing protein — translation MLVGAILQVRRDRQNRHRIACYQAWEVQLTDYLFKGGYERGSFGPIPHADRWLFRNFLARYQSTLAGQESEVLRQLYLGLDIHLSLPRRLRSRDPRVRAMAAQEIGAFRLDELTGTPPPPVADRPWRWNPGVRIEGYLNLVLPLLDDPVPYVAHVAARTLTHSQDLRFASPVLAWVMREEVYQRERLLRVLEGFGPSLLPWMKDHLESPDQNPEPWILFALLVGSHRHRDSQPRLLWLLEVPHVNLRVSVLKSLIILADPTIYPKVLPFASSPVWEIRTQAARALGVLGGPSAIPALLPLLADRVFEVRRNAAQSLVDLGRAGVSALTWIAEDSSADRFARDIARERLEWADERGHL, via the coding sequence GTGCTGGTCGGGGCCATTCTGCAGGTGCGCCGGGACCGCCAGAACCGCCATCGCATCGCCTGCTACCAGGCCTGGGAAGTCCAGTTGACGGACTACCTCTTCAAGGGTGGCTACGAGCGCGGCTCCTTCGGGCCCATCCCACACGCCGACCGCTGGCTCTTCCGGAATTTCCTGGCCCGCTACCAGTCCACGCTCGCCGGCCAGGAGTCCGAAGTCCTCCGCCAGCTCTACCTGGGCCTGGACATCCACCTCTCCCTCCCCCGCCGCCTCCGGAGCCGGGACCCCCGGGTCCGGGCCATGGCCGCCCAGGAGATCGGCGCCTTCCGGCTGGACGAACTCACTGGGACCCCGCCCCCGCCCGTCGCCGACCGGCCCTGGCGCTGGAACCCGGGCGTCCGCATCGAGGGCTACCTCAACCTGGTCCTGCCCCTCCTCGACGATCCGGTCCCCTATGTGGCGCATGTGGCGGCCCGGACCCTCACGCACAGCCAGGACCTGCGTTTCGCCAGCCCCGTCCTCGCCTGGGTCATGCGCGAGGAGGTCTACCAGCGCGAGCGCCTGCTGCGGGTCCTGGAGGGTTTCGGCCCCAGCCTGCTGCCCTGGATGAAAGACCACCTCGAGTCCCCGGACCAAAACCCGGAACCCTGGATCCTCTTCGCGCTGCTGGTCGGTTCCCACCGGCACCGGGACTCCCAGCCCCGCCTGCTCTGGCTGCTGGAGGTCCCGCATGTGAATCTCCGGGTCTCGGTCCTGAAGTCGCTCATCATCCTCGCGGACCCGACCATCTATCCCAAGGTGCTGCCCTTCGCCTCCAGCCCCGTCTGGGAGATCCGCACCCAGGCGGCCCGGGCTCTGGGCGTGCTGGGGGGGCCCTCCGCCATTCCGGCCCTCCTCCCCCTGTTGGCCGATCGCGTGTTCGAAGTGCGCCGGAATGCGGCCCAGAGCCTCGTGGATCTCGGCCGGGCCGGGGTCTCGGCACTGACCTGGATCGCCGAGGATTCGTCGGCGGATCGCTTCGCCCGGGACATCGCGCGGGAGCGGCTCGAATGGGCGGATGAGCGGGGTCACCTGTGA
- a CDS encoding response regulator has protein sequence MSRRWPEHTTVLVVEDDLTTARIIQARLEMEGLKVFVALNGVEALEILNREAIDLITTDLMMPSMNGFRLVQEVRDLPAPKGRTPILLISSNQNEQDMVRCLAAGADDYMTKPISVQVLMERLWRLFERSRRAG, from the coding sequence ATGAGCCGACGCTGGCCAGAACATACCACGGTCCTGGTGGTCGAAGATGACCTCACGACCGCCCGGATCATTCAGGCCCGCCTGGAGATGGAGGGGCTGAAGGTGTTCGTGGCCCTCAATGGCGTGGAAGCCCTCGAGATCCTGAACCGCGAAGCCATCGATCTCATCACCACCGACCTCATGATGCCGTCCATGAACGGATTCCGGCTGGTGCAGGAAGTGCGGGACCTCCCGGCCCCCAAAGGGCGCACCCCCATCCTGCTCATCTCCAGCAACCAGAATGAACAGGACATGGTCCGCTGCCTCGCGGCCGGGGCCGACGACTACATGACCAAGCCGATCTCCGTGCAGGTGCTCATGGAACGGCTGTGGCGCCTCTTCGAACGCTCCCGCCGGGCGGGGTGA